A window of Diospyros lotus cultivar Yz01 chromosome 14, ASM1463336v1, whole genome shotgun sequence contains these coding sequences:
- the LOC127790113 gene encoding PWWP domain-containing protein 5-like, which produces MSVRFDDVDLNSAVDPLERNDESRRANLPASPTFETLTEGLPGPGRVDGGLGSVDGGKKSGIAERGYVNEGNDARFVDMSDGGEIGGNDGGVVSEEHSKDIEQIPDVEKVGQFQVSDLVWGKVRGHPWWPGQIFDPSDSSEKAARYWKKDSFLVAYFGDQTFAWNDASRVRPFRTYFEQMEKQSTSETFCHAVDGALDEVSRRVEFGLACTCLSEELYGKIKIQVIDNDGIHRETRERDGRDEYSSAASFSPLNFLQYLKALAQSPHGRTGRLEFAIARAQLLSFNCWKGYPPSKMLDNLWEDESHIPVTEEIIGSEGEIEDEFCIPMGVDQILLGKEKALVQNNSSRKCKNISGSSLSPRQKERRLSDLMSQGCSYLANEENRTGAIPRRKMDSSSVKKRKTGDSLSDGSNVKTKNASVPQVTRKQFSGVENDSKGNIGEKGGKNQYFLTRSGRLQRRKILVGEYPSADEMLSQIYMAARDPSKGYSLLISTASFFSDYRDSFCLERSTSSADKISTGKASGEQTCRRSSNLGTAKTSDFEGIEDSYWTDRIIQSNPEEQVLFEPETLTKNGALAVEPHYSPELGCKQETGHLNSQSEANSAVYVEPKLEEEYTPTALILNFTDLDSVPSASYLNNVFNCYGPLDESDTEVLENSKRAKVVFKRRSDAENAFCSTGKFSIFGPSLVSYRLNYLPS; this is translated from the coding sequence ATGTCGGTTAGATTCGACGACGTAGACCTCAACTCCGCTGTCGATCCGCTCGAACGGAACGACGAGTCCCGCCGGGCTAACCTCCCGGCTTCACCTACCTTTGAAACCCTAACGGAGGGTCTGCCCGGCCCGGGTCGGGTCGACGGGGGTTTAGGATCCGTAGATGGAGGGAAGAAGAGTGGGATAGCGGAAAGGGGATATGTGAACGAAGGGAACGATGCAAGATTCGTTGATATGTCGGATGGAGGTGAGATTGGTGGAAATGATGGTGGTGTAGTAAGTGAAGAACATAGTAAAGATATTGAACAGATACCAGATGTTGAAAAAGTAGGTCAGTTTCAGGTGTCTGATCTAGTATGGGGCAAAGTAAGGGGGCATCCATGGTGGCCCGGGCAGATATTTGATCCTTCAGATTCATCAGAAAAGGCAGCGAGATACTGGAAAAAGGATAGTTTTTTGGTTGCGTATTTTGGGGACCAGACATTTGCTTGGAACGATGCATCGCGTGTAAGGCCGTTTCGAACGTATTTCGAACAAATGGAGAAGCAGAGCACTTCAGAAACATTTTGTCATGCGGTGGATGGTGCTTTGGATGAGGTTTCCAGACGAGTAGAATTTGGTCTGGCCTGTACATGCTTGTCAGAGGAGTTGTACGGTAAGATTAAAATTCAAGTAATTGATAATGATGGTATTCACAGAGAAACTCGTGAAAGAGATGGCAGGGATGAATATTCGAGTGCTGCCTCCTTTTCGCCTTTGAATTTTTTGCAGTATTTGAAAGCCTTGGCACAATCTCCACATGGTAGAACTGGTAGATTGGAATTTGCTATAGCGCGGGCTCAGTTGCTGTCTTTTAACTGTTGGAAGGGTTATCCGCCGTCCAAAATGCTTGATAACTTGTGGGAGGATGAGAGCCACATTCCTGTGACAGAGGAGATAATAGGTTCTGAGGGAGAGATCGAGGATGAGTTTTGCATTCCCATGGGCGTTGATCAAATTCTTTTGGGAAAAGAAAAGGCATTGGTTCAAAATAATTCTTCTCGAAAGTGTAAGAACATCTCTGGTAGTAGCCTGTCCCCCAGGCAGAAAGAGAGACGTTTATCAGACTTGATGTCACAGGGCTGCTCATATTTAGCAAATGAGGAGAATCGAACTGGGGCAATACCTCGGAGGAAGATGGATTCTTCTTCTGTTAAAAAACGCAAGACTGGCGATTCTCTCTCTGATGGCTCAAATGTGAAAACTAAGAACGCATCCGTGCCACAGGTGACTAGAAAGCAGTTTTCAGGAGTTGAGAATGATTCCAAAGGAAATATAGGTGAAAAAGGAGGCAAAAATCAATATTTCCTGACCAGATCTgggagattacaaagaagaaaGATCCTCGTAGGGGAGTATCCTTCTGCGGATGAAATGCTCTCGCAAATCTACATGGCTGCCAGAGATCCTTCGAAAGGGTACAGCTTATTGATTTCTACTGCTAGTTTTTTCTCTGATTACAGGGATTCATTTTGCTTGGAGAGATCCACTTCCTCTGCGGACAAAATATCAACTGGGAAAGCATCAGGCGAGCAGACTTGTAGACGGTCATCTAACTTGGGAACTGCCAAAACATCTGATTTTGAGGGCATTGAAGACTCGTATTGGACTGACAGGATCATCCAAAGCAATCCTGAAGAGCAAGTATTATTTGAACCTGAGACCCTAACCAAAAACGGGGCCCTTGCTGTGGAACCACATTATAGTCCAGAATTGGGATGCAAACAGGAGACCGGCCATCTGAATTCTCAGTCAGAGGCAAACTCAGCTGTTTATGTGGAGCCGAAATTGGAAGAGGAATACACTCCTACTGCACTTATTCTGAACTTTACGGACTTGGATTCTGTTCCTTCAGCATCATATCTGAACAATGTATTCAACTGCTATGGACCCTTGGATGAATCGGACACTGAGGTGCTGGAGAATAGCAAACGTGCTAAAGTGGTCTTCAAGAGACGTTCTGACGCTGAAAATGCTTTCTGCAGCACTGGGAAATTCAGCATTTTCGGGCCTTCTCTAGTCAGTTACCGTCTCAATTACTTGCCTTCTTAA